A DNA window from Cutaneotrichosporon cavernicola HIS019 DNA, chromosome: 2 contains the following coding sequences:
- a CDS encoding uncharacterized protein (5-formyltetrahydrofolate cyclo-ligase family) — protein sequence MASVFARKAALRKEMLRTLRQIPEEALATQSAAVARVLAGQEWYTSAKTVGCYLSMARGELRTHDIVADLLDKGKVVYTPYLPPSAATGEDNLMHMYRLYSSEDHAGCPTDKWGILDPGTKRYDVEGDREDAMDPAAPGLDVILVPGVAFDANCNRLGRGKAFYDRFLATYTAQRKRPLLMALALEPQLVDDVPVTPNDFTLDGVVSPGGVVWRDGKSKA from the exons ATGGCATCAGTCTTCGCCCGCAAGGCAGCACTCCGCAAGGAAATGCTCCGCACACTCCGCCAGATCCCCGAGGAAGCCCTCGCGACCCAAT ctgCGGCAGTCgctcgcgtcctcgccggccaGGAATGGTACACGTCCGCCAAGACGGTCGGATGCTACCTCTCAATGGCTCGCGGCGAGCTCCGCACTCACGACATTGTCGCAGACCTGCTCGACAAGG gcaaGGTGGTGTACACGCCGTACCTTCCCCcatcggcggcgacggggGAAGACAACCTCATGCACATGTACCGCCTCTATTCGTCAGAGGACCATGCCGGCTGCCCAACGGACAAGTGGGGTATCCTGGACCCGGGTACTAAGCGGTacgacgtcgagggcgaTCGGGAAGACG ccATGGACCCCGCTGCACCGGGCCTCGatgtcatcctcgtccccgGTGTTGCTTTCGACGCGAACTGCAATCGC ctcggACGTGGCAAGGCGTTCTACGACCGCTTCCTCGCAACATACACTGCGCAAAGGAAACGACCACTGCTCA tggcgctcgcgctcgagccgcagctcgtcgacgacgtgcccGTGACCCCGAACGACTTTAccctcgacggcgtggTGAGCCCGGGCGGCGTCGTGTGGCGCGACGGCAAGTCGAAAGCATGA
- a CDS encoding uncharacterized protein (ThiF family): MSDRPTFSLRQSLALTAVVASLATTSVILTYQSLRRDYRTERLKEQVGRDVAEWEAKESENPSAPETPFDKPEWKWEGEYDESLIREQLTRNYSFLGDDSMRAIRNSYVVVVGCGGVGSWAATMLLRSGVGKILLIDYDLATLSSLNRHACATLEDVGTPKVVAMQKFFKKIAPWAQVDIKIGLWRKDESESWLEGADYVFDAIDNIDTKVDLLAHCRKNGIKVFASMGAGAKCDPTRVQIADISNTYEDPLARSVRRRLRLNGVHGGIPTVYSTEVPGQVKLLPLPEEEFQKGAVKELGAFDDFRVRILPVLGPLPALFGLHAATYIIMDLAGKPLEAAEIKNRRKLYTTLERNMSERQARVQHAKGENVQGLQRTLEVNADDMALVFEDVNRGRTTIPHQIITQRPQAVHWDVGKPLTADNMAILTDKDAKKHEKEVQIEGKNPADVWGADAAALVARRNAEVRSCLAYRRG; the protein is encoded by the exons ATGTCGGACCGCCCTACCTTCAGCTTGAGGCAGAGCTTGGCGCTCACGGCTGTCGTTGCGTCTCTCGCAACAACCAGCGTTATCCTCACGTACCAGTCCCTGCGGCGGGACTACCGCACCGAGCGGCTCAAGGAGCAGGTTGGGCGGGATGTCGCTGAGTGGGAAGCCAAGGAGTCTGAGAATCCAAGCGCACCCGAGACGCCATTTGACAAACCCGAGTGGAAGTgggagggcgagtacgATGAGTCGTTAATCCGCGAACAA ctcACGCGCAACTACTCGTTCCTAGGCGACGATTCCATGCGCGCCATTCGCAACTCGTACGTCGTGGTGGTCGGGTGTGGTGGTGTGGGATCGTGGGCAGCCACCATGCTCCTCCGTTCTGGCGTTGGCAAGATCTTGCTCATCGACTATGACCTGGCCACATTGAGCTCGCTTAACCGACACGCATGTGCGACGTTGGAAGATGTCGGCACGCCAAAGGTCGTGGCGATGCAGAAATTCTTTAAGAAGATTGCGCCGTGGGCACAGGTCGACATCAAGATTGGGCTGTGGCGAAAGGACGAGTCGGAGAGTTGGCTCGAGGGCGCTGATTACGTGTTTGATGCCATCGACAATATCGATACCAAGGTCGACTTGCTTGCGCATTGCCGCAAGAATGGAATCAAGGTGTTTGCCAGTATGGGTGCTGGAGCCAAGTGTGACCCGACAAGGGTTCAGATTGC CGATATCTCAAACACGTACGAGGACCCGCTGGCGCGCAGTGTTCGTCGGCGACTGAGGTTGAACGGTGTGCACGGCGGTATTCCGACGGTATACTCGACCGAAGTTCCGGGACAAGTCAAgctcctccctcttccGGAGGAAGAGTTCCAGAAAGGCGCCGTCAAGGAACTGGGAGCATTTGATGATTTCCGCGTCCGCATTCTTCCCGTTCTCGGACCTCTGCCCGCCCTCTTCGGTCTCCATGCCGCCACGTACATTATCATGGATCTGGCAGGCAAgccgctcgaggcggccgagatCAAGAACCGGCGCAAACTGTACACGACACTCGAGCGTAACATGTCGGAACGGCAGGCGCGCGTCCAGCATGCCAAGGGGGAGAATGTACAGGGTCTCCAGAGGACGCTGGAGGTGAATGCCGACGATATGGCGCTCGTGTTCGAGGACGTTAATCGCGGTCGGACCACTATCCCACACCAGATTATTACGCAGCGGCCACAGGCCGTTCATTGGGATGTTGGCAAGCCCCTCACAGCGGATAACATGGCTATCCTTAccgacaaggacgccaagaagcATGAGAAGGAGGTCCAGATTGAGGGCAAGAACCCCGCGGACGTTTGGGGTgccgacgcggcggcgctcgtcgcgcgcaggAACGCAGAGGTGCGCTCGTGTCTCGCGTACCGGCGCGGATAG
- the ABZ1 gene encoding uncharacterized protein (chorismate binding enzyme), with the protein MAPLIPLPRTVIIDYYDSYTNNLLILFAQLYSDADVLRKVVVIKSDKYDWATFKRDVLPNTDCVILSPGPGRPDNPTDIGFALELLRAHPVPILGVCLGLQAMAVAFGGSIVNTPRITHGHEVRIVPVSPALGLFSAPEFPEEARSGFDAVVYNSLAVGDVPPELVVTAWSDPRNGSAPTIQGLMHKEHPIWGVQYHPESISSTRGADLLRAFVGKVHAHYGAPPVFPRLEHQLVKACTYRVAASASAAPTRAPSPTGPGLAQYTLCERKLDGGTDRQTAEVYERIVRSDTSRVGEIWLDGKSPSRPTTTSLGAPRFVITYCLGTRTVSLRTPSGVEAVRLPRDDTFFSWLNDAQVSLQGRTAGAAGGFRGGWVGWFTYEMKEESLAGYRGPACDGERVDAVWAWVDTLVERAEDGSWTVRGVVSDGGATGGSELLDWLARCGVSLGTSAAGLDAYTRGVEEVLASSPIEGVTPTAGFPTFRPRISGEAHMARIDACREAIRQGESYELNQTMSFLASLDPADAYATYLRLRLFNPAYYSTFMSFPSIPTPKGMGLHVISSSPERFLQITGGEIEMRPIKGTARRVQPGQCVCVEGRGCGAVEKGNAACIEEGKRVDFERGRALSQDKKERAENLMIVDLIRSDLLSCCVPSTVVVPQLIALESYGVHNLVTTVRGRLAEHVGPVEATKRCFPPGSMTGAPKLRTVQLLDDFEERYPRGIYSGALGYFSLCGSADLSVVIRTMVLEGNDLSIGAGGAITWLSDRQEEWIEVLTKVQSVVGPLGV; encoded by the exons ATGGCGCCCTTGATCCCGCTTCCCCGCACTGTTATCATCGACTACTATGACTCTT ACACCAACAACCTCTTAATTCTCTTTGCGCAGCTCTACTCTGACGCGGACGTGCTCCGCAAGGTTGTCGTGATCAAGAGCGACAAGTATGACTG GGCGACGTTCAAGCGCGACGTCCTCCCAAACACCGACTGCGTTATCCTCTCCCCAGGCCCCGGGCGGCCGGACAACCCGACC GACATCGGGTTCGCACTCGAGCTACTGCGGGCACACCCTGTTCCGATCCTAGGTGTGTGTCTCGGTCTCCAGGCCATGGCTGTGGCCTTTGGCGGTTCA ATTGTCAACACGCCCAGGATTACTCATGGACACGAGGTGCGCATCGTTCCAGTATCACCAGCGCTGGGCCTCTTCAGCGCCCCCGAGTTCCCAGAAGAAGCGCGGAGCGGCTTTGACGCGGTCGTGTACAACTCGCTCGCTGTTGGCGACGTCCCGCCCGAGCTCGTGGTAACAGCCTGGTCTGATCCGCGCAACGGGAGCGCACCGACCATCCAGGGCCTTATGCACAAGGAGCACCCCATCTGGGGCGTGCAGTACCATCCTGAG tccatctcgtcgacgcgtggtgccgacctcctccgcgctTTTGTGGGCAAGGTTCACGCGCATTATGGTGCTCCCCCAGTTTTCCCCCGCCTCGAacaccagctcgtcaaggcctGCACCTACCGCGTTGctgcgagtgcgagtgccGCGCCTACACGCGCCCCGTCGCCCACCGGCCCGGGATTGGCGCAATACACGCTCTGTGAACGGAAGCTGGATGGCGGAACTGATCGACAAACTGCCGAGGTCTACGAGCGCATCGTGCGCTCTGATACATCCCGCGTTGGCGAGATCTGGTTGGACGGGAAGAGC cctTCGCGCCCGACGACAACGTCGCTCGGCGCACCCCGCTTTGTGATCACATACTGCCTCGGCACGCGCACCGTCTCGCTTCGCACACCCAGTGGTGTGGAAGCAGTGCGCCTCCCGCGCGACGACACGTTTTTCTCATGGCTCAACGACGCGCAGGTGTCTTTGCAGGGGCGGACAGCGGGCGCAGCGGGCGGGTTCCGCGGTGGCTGGGTCGGCTGGTTCACGTacgagatgaaggaggagagcttGGCAGGATACCGTGGCCCTGCgtgcgatggcgagcgcgtcgacgctgtGTGGGCATGGGTTGACACgctggtcgagcgcgcagAGGACGGGTCGTGGACTGTTCGTGGCGTGGTATCTGACGGCGGTGCTACCGGAGGCAGCGAGTTGCTCGACTGGCTGGCACGGTGTGGCGTATCGTTGGGCACATCTGCGGCGGGCTTGGACGCCTACACCAGGGGTGTCGAAGAGGTGTTGGCTTCGTCGCCCATTGAGGGTGTCACGCCAACCGCGGGCTTCCCCACGTTCCGCCCGCGGATTAGCGGCGAGGCACACATGGCGCGCATCGATGCGTGTCGCGAGGCGATTCGGCAAGGCGAGAGTTACGAGCTGAACCAGACCATGTCGTTCCTCGCCTCACTCGACCCAGCCGACGCGTACGCGACATACCTCCGCCTGCGGTTGTTCAACCCAGCCTACTACTCGACATTTATGAGCTTCCCGTCCATCCCAACGCCAAAGGGAATGGGGCTGCATgtcatctcctcgtcaccagAGCGGTTCTTGCAGATCACGGGCGGCGAGATTGAGATGCGCCCAATCAAAGgcacggcgcggcgcgtgcAGCCTGGCCAGTGCGTGTGTGTCGAGGGCCGGGGTTGTGGTGCAGTCGAGAAGGGAAACGCAGCGTGtatcgaggagggcaagcgGGTGGACTttgagcgcggccgcgcccTGAGCCAAgacaagaaggagcgcgccgagaacTTGATG ATTGTCGACTTGATCCGCTCGGACCTGCTCTCATGCTGCGTCCCCTCGACGGTGGTTGTCCCACAACTCATCGCGCTGGAGAGCTACGGCGTACACAACCTCGTGACTACGGTTCGCGGGCGGTTGGCAGAACACGTCGGGCCGGTCGAGGCGACCAAGCGTTGTTTCCCGCCGGGGAGCATGACGGGCGCGCCCAAGTTGCGGACTGTGCAGCTCCTGGATGACTTTGAGGAGCGGTATCCCCGCGGGATTTACTCGGGTGCACTGGGGTATTTCTCGCTGTGTGGGAGTGCGGATTTGAGTGTTGTTATTCGGACGATGGTGCTGGAGGGCAATG accTCAGCATTGGCGCGGGCGGGGCCATCACATGGCTCTCGGACCGCCAGGAAGAATGGATCGAGGTGCTCACAAAGGTGCAGAGCGTAGTCGGCCCTTTGGGAGTATAG
- a CDS encoding uncharacterized protein (phosphoribosyltransferase) yields the protein MAPPMLRLSYNDIHNAIARTAPRIMSEFSPDLFIAIGGGGFIPARILRTFCKVTTDGKKRNIPIQAVGLTLYESLGGIEEVVGQEVVRVQWIDFSTLGSKLKHGGLLGRHILIVDEVDDTRTTLVYTIKEMQKDINKQLEAIEDVDERERLRATTKLGIFVVHNKLKPKAGEIPADVAYFSAVDTPDVWLAYPWECETDIEEHDMLRKDNPTL from the exons ATGGCGCCACCAAT gctcCGCCTATCATACAACGACATCCACAATGCGATTGCGCGCACTGCGCCGCGCATCATGTCCGAGTTCTCACCCGACCTGTTCATCGCGATTGGCGGTGGCGGGTTCATCCCAGCTCGTATCCTCCGGACGTTCTGCAAGGTCACGACCGACGGCAAGAAACGCAACATCCCCATCCAGGCTGTTGGACTGACGCTGTATGAAAGCTTGGGCGGG atcgaggaggtggttggGCAGGAGGTGGTGCGTGTCCAGTGGATCGACTTCTCGACTCTGGGGTCCAAGCTCAAGCACGGCGGTCTGCTCGGCCGGCATATCCTcattgtcgacgaggtagaCGATACGCGTACGACGCTCGTGTACACCATCAAGGAGATGCAGAAGGACATCAacaagcagctcgaggcaattgaggatgtcgacgagcggGAGCGTCTCCGTGCAACCACCAAACTTGGCATCTTTGTCGTGCACAACAA gctcaagcccaaggctgGCGAGATCCCGGCCGACGTCGCGTACTTCTCCGCTGTCGACACGCCCGACGTCTGGCTCGCGTACCCCTGGGAGTGCGAAACCGACATTGAGGAGCACGACATGCTCCGTAAGGACAACCCGACACTTTAG
- a CDS encoding uncharacterized protein (Transcription factor Iwr1) yields the protein MPPQGQYTVLRIKRKATEAPLSSLVISDERATKRRTLRGRGVFRLAETVPHTWRGEGQECEQLKFRIQGLMKTEPSEAPTASPSTASVPLPTPPPAPRTQYRVVPRAPKRDPNLPPRVITNAEIEAARNALLFVDATAVQEAAEDAEMAAFLPMLKEYLKLEHGVTTPPSQDDDYVYDLYYRTEGQCTAAADVGALLGYEDLSPPSTPPDSEPEDEADEDSNGEDYYRNDYPEDEDGDEDMEGFHDAYSDGAWSHDSEADREEPDVWDYR from the exons ATGCCCCCACAGGGGCAGTACACTGTCCTCCGCATCAAGCGAAAGGCCACCGAAGcccccctctcctcgctTG TCATCAGCGATGAGCGCGCGACCAAGCGCCGCACTCTCCGCGGGAGAGGAGTGTTTCGCCTTGCCGAAACTGTGCCACACACctggcgaggcgaggggCAAGAGTgcgagcagctcaag TTCCGCATCCAAGGCCTCATGAAGACTGAGCCCTCCGAAGCACCGACAGCATCGCCTTCCACAGCGTCCGTGCCCCTCCCCACACCCCCACCCGCCCCACGTACGCAGTACCGCGTCGTCCCACGCGCACCCAAGCGCGaccccaacctccctcctcgcgtGATTACGAACGCGGAGATTGAAGCGGCAAGGAACGCGCTCCTCTTCGTTGACGCGACGGCAGTACAGGAGGCTGCGGAGGATGCTGAGATGGCTGCGTTTCTGCCCATGCTCAAGGAATACCTGAAAC TGGAGCACGGCGTCACCACCCCGCCCTCACAGGACGACGACTACGTGTACGACCTGTACTACCGCACCGAGGGCCAGTGTACGGCCGCCGCAGACGTTGGCGCGCTGCTCGGGTACGAGGACCTCAGCCCACCTAGCACGCCACCTGACAGCGAGccggaggacgaggcggacgaggacagcaATGGCGAGGACTACTACCGCAACGACTATcccgaggacgaagacggcgacgaggacatggaggGCTTCCATGACGCGTACTCTGACGGCGCGTGGAGCCATGACTCTGAGGCGGACAGGGAGGAACCGGACGTGTGGGACTACCGCTAG